A part of Penaeus chinensis breed Huanghai No. 1 chromosome 6, ASM1920278v2, whole genome shotgun sequence genomic DNA contains:
- the LOC125026705 gene encoding G-protein coupled receptor moody-like has protein sequence MEGLATQAESQFTDTNGTTSGHTNTGEVQTWSLVLAMIVTLTVMVIGSLGNLLTLVTLAHQFCMPVRLRCINMTPDTVLIINLALADFLYSAVNLPFMFITYYTIYKGNISGIPTVPWESDMSACSSSAFLRYTNAFSEWMTLGLMALERCICIYKFRHNSRRPSKWFTCWKTLIYCIIIWMLGIALQMPTYLGVYGNFGYNNMTLKCDFINSTNGVNPRILFFTMETAIPCILIFIGNNFILVQVYSNNKAYSFGYGVARIPAGSASSQSNHQCYRSSFNRVPRMRHSHLLL, from the exons atGGAAGGCCTCGCGACACAAGCAGAGAGCCAATTCACGGACACAAACGGCACGACCAGTGGCCACACTAATACAGGCGAAGTGCAGACGTGGTCCCTCGTACTGGCCATGATTGTGACATTAACAGTGATGGTTATTGGGTCCCTCGGAAACCTGCTCACGCTCGTCACCCTCGCGCACCAGTTCTGCATGCCTGTTCGACTTAG GTGCATCAACATGACACCTGACACTGTGCTCATCATTAACCTGGCACTCGCAGATTTTCTCTACTCGGCCGTCAACCTTCCCTTTATGTTCATTACTTATTACACTATATATAAG GGTAACATCTCAGGGATCCCTACAGTGCCTTGGGAGAGTGATATGAGTGCCTGCAGTTCCTCAGCTTTTCTCAGATACACCAATGCTTTCTCGGAATGGATGACTTTGGGTCTTATGGCCTTAGAGAG GTGTATTTGTATCTACAAGTTTCGCCACAACAGCAGACGTCCGAGCAAGTGGTTTACGTGCTGGAAAACCTTAATTTATTGCATAATCATTTGGATGCTTGGCATTGCACTGCAAATGCCAACATACCTCGGG GTGTACGGGAATTTTGGTTACAACAACATGACCCTCAAGTGTGATTTCATAAACAGCACGAACGGAGTCAATCCACGCATCTTGTTTTTCACTATGGAGACTGCTATTCCctgcattctcattttcattggaAACAATTTCATCTTGGTCCAGGTCTACTCAAACAACAAAGCGTATTCTTTCGGTTATGGG GTCGCACGCATTCCAGCAGGCTCAGCTTCGTCGCAGTCGAACCACCAGTGTTATCGTTCGTCTTTTAATCGTGTTCCTCGTATGCGTCATTCCCATCTGCTTTTATAA